The following are encoded in a window of Dysidea avara chromosome 4, odDysAvar1.4, whole genome shotgun sequence genomic DNA:
- the LOC136252801 gene encoding extracellular serine proteinase-like has product MRYCQCLILALIFGCVIFQDVSGVARVKRSADENLRDPGTYIVHFEDSTTDAQLHHFVKQLNRRSNRRTKFEAEIISEYPNIKCLTAKLSEKALKWVTRHKMVLEVKENEYVIFVSETDSLMSAKPGWHLDRVDQQALPLDQKYTASQYTGKSVDVYVLDTGIHYNHSVFNGRAHYPGCDPIDKIDNETHEGEDCNGHGTHVAGLVGGNGTGLATSVTLFSVRVANCRGRASEASLLDGLICVREHRKSRNGTRAIINMSLAGSAIMDSISKFVKEVIADGVVVTASAGNGRDDFKKLNYDSCKVYPAGYNGVINVGATDMNDNALMGEFEGRSLITNMGSCVDVFAPGYSILSSDICIPNSSCYNLTANDGDECNTYQRFRSGTSQSSPIVTGAVALLLEKCPHITNTEIRNMLRTYLSRGRVQFCKAYGFLSEYTNLTAVIDVVGTTLNRLLFIGVLPHIYCEEFHGQPLITSINY; this is encoded by the exons ATGAGATATTGTCAGTGCCTAATTCTTGCACTGATCTTTGGCTGTGTCATATTCCAAGATGTGTCTGGTGTTGCTAGAGTTAAAAGATCTGCTGATGAAAATTTACGTGACCCAGGAACTTACATTGTCCACTTTGAGGACAGTACAACTGATGCACAGCTACATCACTTTGTTAAACAACTGAATAGGAGGTCCAATAGAAGGACAAAGTTTGAAGCAGAGATAATCTCAGAATATCCTAACATCAAATGCTTAACAGCAAAGTTGTCAGAAAAAGCTTTAAAATGG GTTACACGTCACAAAATGGTTTTGGAAGTAAAGGAAAATGAATATGTTATATTTGTATCTGAAACTGATTCTCTTATGTCTGCCAAGCCAGGATGGCACTTGGATAGAGTAGACCAACAGGCATTGCCACTGGATCAGAAATATACTGCTAGCCAATACACTGGGAAATCAGTTGATGTATATGTACTGGACACTGGTATTCACTATAATCACAGTGTATTCAATGGTAGAGCTCACTATCCAGGCTGTGATCCAATTGACAAGATAGACAATGAAACACATGAAGGGGAAGACTGCAATGGTCATGGAACTCATGTAGCTGGTCTTGTTGGTGGAAATGGTACTGGACTAGCCACTAGTGTGACTTTGTTTTCTGTTAGAGTAGCAAACTGTAGAGGCCGAGCTTCTGAAGCATCTCTCCTTGATGGACTAATATGTGTACGTGAACATAGAAAAAGCAGAAATGGAACCCGAGCAATCATTAACATGTCTCTTGCTGGAAGTGCAATAATGGATAGCATTAGCAAATTTGTGAAAGAAGTAATAGCTGATGGTGTAGTAGTCACAGCTTCTGCTGGGAATGGTCGTGATGACTTTAAGAAACTAAATTATGACTCCTGTAAAGTTTATCCAGCAGGTTACAATGGTGTTATCAATGTAGGTGCTACTGACATGAATGATAATGCATTGATGGGTGAATTTGAAGGTAGAAGTTTAATCACCAACATGGGATCATGTGTAGATGTGTTTGCTCCTGGCTATAGCATCCTCAGTAGTGACATATGTATCCCTAACAGTTCCTGCTACAATCTTACAGCTAATGACGGAGATGAATGTAATACATATCAAAGATTTCGATCAGGGACTTCTCAGAGTTCTCCAATAGTCACTGGAGCTGTTGCCCTACTACTGGAGAAATGCCCACATATAACCAATACAGAAATTAGAAACATGTTAAGAACCTATCTGTCCAGAGGGAGAgtccaattctgtaaagcatacGGATTCCTGAGTGAATACACTAATCTGACAGCTGTCATTGATGTTGTTGGCACTACGCTTAATCGTTTACTGTTCATAGGAGTTTTACCTCATATATATTGTGAAGAGTTTCATGGCCAACCATTAATTACATCAATCAATTATTAG